In Leishmania panamensis strain MHOM/PA/94/PSC-1 chromosome 13 sequence, the genomic stretch CACACCTAAGCTACACTTCTTAATTAGCTAAGGTATATTTTTTTTCACtcaataaaaaaaaaattcaAAACACTTTTTTCGCTTTGGTAGAGCACAAGAGAGTAATGCAGTGTTTactttcttcctccttcgaGCCTGAGTTCTCTTCGTCATTTGTATCACTCGTGCAGTTGGGCTACTCATCATTCCCCTCACATGTCAAGGCACTGGCCTTTGCCGCTTCACGatccttctgctgctggtcGTAGATAGCGTCGAAGTCAGGGGACTTCACAACGGTAACCTCAATCTTGTCGGTAGTTGTTGAGCGAACATCATCGAACTGAGCGCGTGCAGTACAAATCTTTTTCACCGTGACGACGCCTTGGTTCTTGAGCAGCTCCACAACGGAGACAGCGTCTGCAATGGCAGTTCCGAGAGCGGAGATGGTGACCTCGGGGTAGCCTTCGTGAAGGCGGTGCTTGGTGTAGTCGACGTAACCGAACTTGCGCTTGTTCGAGCTCACACGAACAACCGCGTTTCCGCCGTTTTCGTTTGACATATTTGGTATAAAGGCAAAATGTAGCggtttttgtttttgttgttcttttGAAGCTGATTTGCAGACTGAGAAGTAAGATGAGTCAGAAGAGACGATAGAAGTCTAGAAAATCGATGCGAGTGTTTATTCCGGTACCACCCATGCATGTTACCGCGAAGGAGATGAAATGTTCTGAGAGATATTTTTTTAAGTTGCAGTACCTTTAACAGCAACACAGCCGTCTATATAGGAAGCGATGATGATATGAGTAACAGTCAATCGTGGAAATCATGTCCAATAACCCTGTCGACACCTCGGTTTGGCAGTTCGCTTTGTCTCCGGTAAAATGAGCATATTTTTTAACGCTGCGCCACAACACCCCGATAatcgcaaaaaaaaaaaattggcGTTGGCAGCCCCCGGCCGCACACAGTGTAGCAACACAATGTGCGGGGTTTGAGCGCTAAATATCTTTAGAAAGGGGTTTGGCTGCAATGTTTCTCCTGGCATTAATTTCATAACGGGGTCCCCTCGCCTGGGGACGGTCCTGCGGGCGGCCCGGCTTCTGGGTGCGTTTTCCACACCCCGCCAGGCGTTCCCGGCGGCCCCGTTCTTTGCCCAGgggcccccctcccacccagCCTCAAAAAAAGCCTGCCTGAACAACCGCGCACAAGTACACAAAAAACAACCGGCCCCGCACACACCTGTTCCGGAAACCCCACCTCAGCCTTTTCTGGCCAACGGgccaagagaaaaaaaagcacgcagcacgcccccctttcccacaAGCCCCATCGCCAGCATAGGCCgcgccacccacccaacACCACCCCCAAAACCAAGCTAAAAAATGCAGTGCCACAACCACCCCAACCCTTCCTCagcctcaccccccccccgtctgCACGAAGTGAAAAAGACCCCGGGGATGCAAAGCCCtccacccacgcgcacgaCCAAAGGCCAACACCCACCACCCAATCACACCCCCAAAGCGCCAAGCGAAACGAAGCAAAAGAACCAGCGCGCCAGTTCCCCTGCGGAAGAAAAGCCGAGGCTGAGTTCCGCAGTGCGTTTGCAACCCCGCATTTCCCACCATGCTCAAAACCACAGGAAAAACTACTCCGGCGCAAACAACGCGCCAGGCACGGACCCCATAACGCCAcgctccccccacccccctctggGTTCAAGATCCAGCGCCAACAAAAACATTCGATTTTTCAGACCAAAACATGCAACCTGCGCCTCACAAAAGATAGAGCCATACCCGATCATATGGCAATACCGAAACACAACCACGGCGCCAACAACCCAGGCATTGCAAATCAGACGCCTCAACGACACATCATACACAACCCCGTAGCTCCAAAATAAAATGTGCAAGCGCCAAAGATCGgccgctctttttttctgggCTGGCCCTTTATCCACTTCCCGTTACCGCCAAAAGGCACCCCGCGGTCCCACCGCGCggcgcgaagcagccgcagacacgcgccgccgcaacgcACCCGGGTCACGCCGACACCCCCAACATGCGGACGGCGCAGGGGCGTTTACCGCCCCAGCTTTCtctgacgcagcgccgtccagaACCCGACCGCCaacatccgcagcgacgcgctggTCTGATTCTCCCGCGTCCTCGGTGCTTGCCCTGCGCGACCACAAGAAGTGATTCGGGGTTGGCAGTGATAGGGGGCCTTTTTGGCTCTCCGACAGATTGGGGATGCCTTCGGATCCGCGAGCCCGGCGGGCGCGCCCCATCGCTTGAAAAGGCCGGCATCATTCGTTTAAGGCGGCGGGGGGAAAATGAAAAAgggcggccgcagcgggtcccccgccacctcctcctacGGGAAGCGGAAATACAGAAAACGAGTAGGCCAAACCGCAGCCCCCCATCCCCGCgcaagaaaaaaacaacCGCAAAATTagcaggcggcggcaaatccttcacacacacacacttacacACATCAAAAACTGCAGACTTTCGCGCCAGCCGCCAATCCTTTCCAGCAGAAAAACCTGACAATGCGCGGAAAGTTTTCCAAACAATGGGCATGTGTCTCTTTAGCGGAACAGTAATAAAAATAATGTGATGAAAATTTCCTTTTTAAAGAAAACCTAGTCTTTTCCCGGTATGACACTTTCCCACCTCAGAGTATGAAATCATGGCCGCAGATCGTCCTccagaaaaaagaaaaaggcaaaagCGTGGTGATCGTTAGGACTTCGGAAAGGCGGGCGATCAACAGCACCCCCAAGCCTCTTTTTTCCCGGTACGCAGCGAGAATGCACGGGGGCAGACCCGTTGCTGCAAAAATATTTTTGTTTGTTCTTGGGGTGCTCTTGCGCGGGAAGCCCCCTTTATTTTCCCGATGTTCCCCAGCCCGCCTATCTTTCCCCACGCTCGTCTTCCGGCTCCCTGCGCATCTCCCCTCCGAGGCCTGGGGCCCCCAAAACACCGCACCAGAGATCCAGACAAAGCCGGCGCTCACATGATATACGCCTTCTGCCAAATCAAGACCTTCGGAGCGCACATTCGGAATATATTGTGGAACATAGCGGTTGCCAAAATATCCCGACAACAGAAGTCTGGCTTCCGAGCCTGCTGCGTCACTGTTGGTTCCCTTGggtgtgcctctcctcccgGCAGCTCAGCGCCGGCAGGGCGCCAAGACAGAAGGCCCTGCGGGCTCCGTGCCTGTGCGTTCGGCTCGGGGGCTCGGCGCGGGGGCTCGGGTGCTTTCTGAACCATGGGCGTCCGGGATGACAGTCGCATCCATCCCCTCGACGTGGGCGCCCAGCAAAtgcgcggcgctggccgGCATGTTGCGGGGGTTGTCAGGGAAGCCGCGGCTCGGCTAGACAGGCTGGGGCGGTCTGCTCGCATGAAGGGGGCCCGCTGGAGCATCCGCCCGGCCCTCTCTACTTGGCATTGGCGGGGTGGCGGGCGCTCTGCGGCGCTGGAAAAGAAAACCGAAGGGGGGTCCTTTGGCGCGGGTGCGCTAAAGCAGCTGCGATCACGATGTGCGCCCCGCAGCGCTGTGACGGCACTTCGGCAGTTCTCATGCGGGCATGAGGGTGTCGGCTCCTTCGGGGCACCGCGCGCACACCCTCCTGGTGTGCCGGCGGTTGTTTTGGTTTCGGCGGATCCGCTCGCTGGTGGGCTGCGGGTGGGCCCTCCGGACGGAAAAGGGACGTCGGCACGGGGGCAATGTCTCCCCCGTTTCGCGAAGTTCTCGTgcttgcagcggcgctgtgtgATGTTCATGCGCTGGTGGGTTCGGTGGCGGGGGGGCTGCGGGGTCCGCCTGGCCGGCCGGCGCGCCGGAAAGCGGACGCGGCTGCCGTTGCAAACGCGCTCTTCTCCGTCatggcccctcccctcggTGCGGGTCCCTCAACAGCGGGGGTGGCGCGTTGCGGCATTTCTGGGCACCAATGCCGGCCCACCCACCCtgtcgcgtgcgcctctcgttTCCGTTTTTCTTTGGCTGCTTTTTGGGttgtggcgcggcggcggggcgGGTAGGCCGGCTCCGGCCGCATGGATGGCGGGCTTGGGCGCACGCCCAAGATGCCAGCCGACGCCCCTGTACGTTTCCCGCCCAGATAAAGGCTTGCAGCCCGCCAGGGTCTGCGTAGTGCCGGGCACGCAGCGCGTATCCGAAGAGTcgggagggggtgggcgagAAGAGCCCGCCAGGCGCACGGCGCGGTTCAACGGCAGGCGGCTCCCCCAGAGGACCTCGATTtggccgcggcgcagcggaggtgTATGCGGGTCGTGTTTTTGCGCGTTCATGAGGATTACCTTCTTATGGTGGGGTTTTGCGCGAAAAAAATCAGCAGTTTCTGTGCTTTACAATGGCAATCTGTAGATTTGATGGGTTTTTGCGGCCGGCTTCGTTTGGAAACGGGTCGGTGGCAGCCCTTTGTTCTTTCCGCTTTTTGACTTTGGCGTATGGAGCCCGTGTCTTAGTGGCGCATGGAAACGTGGAGTGCTTGATGCGACGGGTTCTTTCGCCAAGGGGGGCGTGAGAACAAGGTAAATCGAAAGTCTGGCTTGTCAGTTGTGGTTGGCAATTTGTGGCTGGATGCTGCGGGGGTGTGATGCGGAGTGCGTTGTGTCTCGCTTTCCGGAACCCGAAATCCTTTCAGGAAATTGCTTGGCGTTTGCGGgagtagggggggggggagcggcgTATTAATTCACAAGACATCAGAAGTGCAGAGTTTGTTGTGAAGCATGTCGTGGCGACATGCAGGCTTTTGACAGTCGCGCTACTGCGCCATGGACATTGTACTGGCAGCATGACCAACGTTTGTGCGGTCGCATTGGTCGTGCAGGTGTCCGTTGCGATGATCATGCAGGCGGCGCTTAGAAAGAAGGGGTGCATGTTGCGATGCCGAACTAAAGTGGCTGACTTTTGTGTTTCCATTAACTTCGATCTTGCCTTCAGCTGTGAAGTTTGGGTGATAGTGAAACGAGTGCAGCCAAGATTTTATGAATGGTGCCTGTTAGAGAATTGGGGAAATGGGGCCTTTTTAAAAGCGGCATAACAGTGTTAAAAACGTTTAGCTTTAAGTGCTACTTTTTTGTGACGTGGAAAGGTTTTGTAGTCATGTGAGTGGAAACACACATAAAGTATCAAGATGGCTATGAGGCAAGAGCATGCTCTCTGGCTGGGAAAGTCTTCTTGCAGTCGAAATGAAAGCTTTTCTCGATGTGTTGCCCGAGTTAAGTGCAGCTTTTCTTGCTGGATTTTTCCACTGCAGCCGAATTCGTCATGAGAAATATGAAAAATGCATTGAGTTTAGTAGACCTCTGTGTTTAATCATCTCTGTTCCTTCCAATCGACATTAAAAATGTTTCTCTACTGGTCCCTCAGCTCTCAGCTGCGCTTGCAGAAGCATGGTTTCCGGACTCGTCGAATTCGAAATACTGAGGGGAAAAAACTACCCTCAGACAGAAGACGATCCAAATCCCTGCACAACCCAGGTCACGGTCGCAGTAGTTGGCGCGTTGTCAGGTGCTATTCTCTCGGCTGTGCAGTTATCATCTATTCAGCAAAACTCGAATGCCCCATTTTACAACGACAAATTGAATTTCAAGCTGGAAGAGGCATCTGAAAATGTATGTTTTTCCATAACAGTGAGCGAACACTCTCGCAGAAAGATGCCGTTTGTTCTTTTTTATGGCAAGCAGCTCATAGAGCTATCCAAGCTAAAATCAAAGCAGCGATTCGTGATTCCGCTGTTCCCCGAAGAAGAGAATAATCGGCAAATCGAAATTGGTGCAGAGCCGTTGGTGCTTGAAAAAAGTAGGACAGAACCATTATTGAGCGTGAGTATCCAGTTTACCAAAGATAAAATTTTAGACACAGTGGATCCGTATTCTGACGTCGATATCTCAGGCAAGGACTTATCCCTTGACGGCAGCAATCAACTCGTTCCAGAGGGAAATCAATACGTATGGCTAAGACTGAAAAGTGACAAAAAATGGACGAATTCTTACCAATGTGAGCTTTTGGTTGTTTGGCGGTCTCGTGCTCCTCTCGAAGCGGAGCCTCAAGGAAACACGAAGCCTCGAAAAGGCACTACTGGAGGGATGGGTGGGGTTGCAGGAGAAGTGGATTCGGCACGAACACTGGGCGACATCATCACCAAAAAAtggtgctgccaccgcacgCACCAGGTCCTTACGCGAATATGCCTTACTGCAGAGAAGTACGGAAAAAAAATAACCGATCTCACATTCACCCCGAGGGAGGAGATAGAGTTTCGCACCAACAAGAAAGAGCGCTGTGTGTTGCTCGAGCGAATTTGCGAAGAGAAGCTGAAATATGCTGGTAGCAACCGTCTTCAAGACTGGCTCAACAGAATATGGATTCTTTTTGTGACTGGTGTCGACAACGATCCTGCAGGGCCTCGAACTTTGAGTTACGAGGTGCGAAAGGCTGTTCATGACGCCCAATTTACAGAAGAGGACGCAATTATTCTGCAAGCAtgccttttgttttcctttatTCCATCTCTCAAGTACGAAGTGTGTCAAGCACTTTCCGAGTCTGATTATCAAGTCTCTCCGTcggaaaaaaggagagagctgACTGGGTTTGAAGCTTCCCAGTGTATGGTAACACCGTCACAGAGGTTGTTCACTCatgtttttattttttttgttgGGCCACTTCTTGACACGTTAACCGAAGCGGAAATCGTTAAGGCTGCAGCTGAGTTCAAGCCTGCCATATGGGATGCGCAACAGCGCATTGCTGAAGGTGCAAAGAGCACAATTGGTCACCACAGAAGGAACAACGACGGGTCGATTGTAAAAGGCAATGGTATTCGTATCGATCACTTGGACAAGCTCGGCCATCGCAAGCAAACGCCGAGATTTGTTTGACGAAGGGTTGAGTTTATTGAACGGAAAATATATTGGGGTTGAAAACCATTTCTTTCCACTCCTTTTTGTGAGGCGGCAGATGTACAACAATAATGAATCAATAAAATTACCATTTTCATTTGTTTTGCTTTTAGGGCTTGAATCCAAGGTCAAATTATATAGCAGGTATAGTATGACAAGCTATGCTAACACGAAAAGCTATTTTCCTGTCTTTACGTGTGCCACAAGgtcaaaaaaaaagtgaCTGTAGCATGCAAAATCACTTTTTTGAaatttctgtttttttttttccatgtGCGCTTTTGTTGCCTAATGATGCCGGTCACCTCACTCTGCTATCAGGGCTCAGTACCCACTCTTTGTGAGGAAGCCAAGGACCTGCAGTCTGCTGTCATGTATAGCTGCGGACTCGATATCAGAGGACAAGGTTGGGGTGGCGCAGTGCCGGAGATATGAGTGGCCATGATCAGGTTTGGAGCGACCCACTACGAATTGTGTCGACGATTCAGAAAATATACGGATCCACTCACTCTTTTTTGTCTGTAGTACGTAGTGGTGGTCTTGAGCGCATTTCTGGACCTCTCCTGCGCTATATGCAATGGAATTGTGATGGGCTGAACGGCACCAAACGGTGTTGGCTAGCCCGGCTCCTTGACATAATTGTGGTGTAGCAGAGGTGGGTGAACTGCGTTTGTGTGGGTATAGTTGCTGACTTGTTCGTGTTAGAATGACAAGTTTGGAAAAAGAAAGTTGCTACaatttttctctttgctgaTCATTTCTTTGATGTAAATTACCCTTCTCGAAACCACCAAAAGAAAACATTGTAGTGGGATCAGAAAACATACAATCTTAGTGAAAAAGCGGAGCAGAAGGGGCTGTGGTAATGGAATGGATTAGTTCTTGGAATATAAGGGAAGGGACTGATCGCAGAACTGTATCGCGGCACCTAATTTAATTACCGCTATCAGAGCAAGCAGCCGCATTTTATTTCGGAAACTACCAGCTACTGATTATTCATACTCTTAATTTTACATTGCACTCTCCAACTATAacgttttttctctttcatgAAAGATAGAAAATTACTCTATGCAAGAATACCAAAGACTTATGCTGCAGGTTTGCGCggctctttctccctctttttttttcttatcACCGCTCCTGCGTTGAGCAATGCTATCAGCTACAAACACCTCTGGGCTCATCCTGATTGTAACCGGTTTTGTCttgctgctgagcagcttGGTGTCAGGTGTTTGCGTTGGTGTGACGAGATGTGGCGGAACAATTCTGATTGACAGTCTGTATCTTCTTGACCCTGTCTAGTACATTACACCTTTTCACAGACGGATAGAGAGGTTCAGTAAGGGTTCTCTCACCTTTGAGAAACGAGTTGTTTCTACACGACTCAAGGAACAGATACTGATAGAGTCTGGTACAGACCTCAATGCTGTGACTGTGTTTAAGATTGTGCCGGCGACTGGCACAATCAACGCTGCTTCGGGTCCATCGAGTGACAACGAGCTGTGTTGTGTCTATCTCAACCATTTGGCTGGCGCCATGGATGGAGTTATCTCTTGTGGCGCGCGCCTCACTTTTCTCAGCACGGACCTTGCAGACAGTGAGGCGTGCCCTTCGGTTTTGAGTGTCTTTCTGCAGCCGCATCAGGGAGATCCGACTTGGGTTCACTTTACTGGGAACAAGCATGCATACTCGAACTCGATCACATTGGTCAGCACCTCTGACGTTACGTTGCCGGTGACACTCACTTTCAGCTCTGAGTGCGCAATCCAGTTGATTCTCCT encodes the following:
- a CDS encoding hypothetical protein (TriTrypDB/GeneDB-style sysID: LpmP.13.0340), which translates into the protein MSNENGGNAVVRVSSNKRKFGYVDYTKHRLHEGYPEVTISALGTAIADAVSVVELLKNQGVVTVKKICTARAQFDDVRSTTTDKIEVTVVKSPDFDAIYDQQQKDREAAKASALTCEGNDE
- a CDS encoding hypothetical protein (TriTrypDB/GeneDB-style sysID: LpmP.13.0350) is translated as MVSGLVEFEILRGKNYPQTEDDPNPCTTQVTVAVVGALSGAILSAVQLSSIQQNSNAPFYNDKLNFKLEEASENVCFSITVSEHSRRKMPFVLFYGKQLIELSKLKSKQRFVIPLFPEEENNRQIEIGAEPLVLEKSRTEPLLSVSIQFTKDKILDTVDPYSDVDISGKDLSLDGSNQLVPEGNQYVWLRLKSDKKWTNSYQCELLVVWRSRAPLEAEPQGNTKPRKGTTGGMGGVAGEVDSARTLGDIITKKWCCHRTHQVLTRICLTAEKYGKKITDLTFTPREEIEFRTNKKERCVLLERICEEKLKYAGSNRLQDWLNRIWILFVTGVDNDPAGPRTLSYEVRKAVHDAQFTEEDAIILQACLLFSFIPSLKYEVCQALSESDYQVSPSEKRRELTGFEASQCMVTPSQRLFTHVFIFFVGPLLDTLTEAEIVKAAAEFKPAIWDAQQRIAEGAKSTIGHHRRNNDGSIVKGNGIRIDHLDKLGHRKQTPRFV